GCGCGCCCCACGTCGGGCTCGTCATCCTTGCCCTTGCCGTCGGCGGGTTCGCCATCGGCACGACCGAATTCGCCTCGATGAGCATGCTGCCACTGTTCGCGCAGGGCCTGGGTATCGATGCGCCGACCGCAGGCCATGCCATCAGTGCCTACGCACTGGGCGTGGTCGTGGGTGCGCCGATCATCACCGTGCTGGGTGCGCGCCTGCCGCGCCGCCGCCTGTTGCTGTTGCTCATGGCGATGTTCACGGTGTTCAACGGCCTGACCGGCCTGTCGCCGAACTACCACTGGATGCTCGTCTTCCGCTTCCTGGCGGGCCTGCCCCACGGTGCGTACTTCGGCGTGGCCGCGCTGGTGGCGAGTTCGCTCGTCCCGCCCAACCGGCGTACCCGTGCCGTGGGCCAGATGTTCCTCGGCCTGACCGTCGCAACGATCGCCGGTGTGCCGCTGGCGAGCTGGCTCGGCCAGGCAGTGGGCTGGCGTTGGAGTTTTGCGCTGGTCGCATTGCTCGGCATCGCGACGATGTCCGCGGTGTTCGCGTTCGCACCGAACACACCGGCCGATGCGAAAGCCAGCCCGATGCGCGAACTCAGCGCGCTGAAGCGTTCGCAGGTGTGGATCACCCTGGGCATTGGCGCGATCGGTTTCGGCGGCATGTTCGCCGTGTACACCTACCTCGCCGACATCCTGCTCAGCGTTACGCACATGCCGCTTTCGACGGTGCCGTGGATCATGGGCGTGTTTGGTATCGGCATGACCCTGGGCAACATGGTGATCCCGGTGTTCGCCGACCGCGCATTGATGCGGACGGCCGGTGCGTTGCTGGTCTGGGCGATCGTCATCCTTGCGATCTTCCCGTTCACCGCGGGCAACGTGTGGACCCTCGGCATCACCGTGTTTTTCATCGGCCTCGGTGGCGCACTCGGTACCGTGCTTCAGACACGTCTCATGGACGTCGCCGGTGATGCGCAGGCACTCGCCGCTGCATTGAACCATTCGGCATTCAACACGGCGAATGCGCTCGGCCCATTCCTGGGCGGCCTTGCCATCGCAAACGGCTACGGCTGGACGTCACCCGGTTGGGTCGGAAGCGGCCTGGCGCTTGGTGGTCTGTTGCTTTGGGCCGTATCGGTCGCCGTCGAGCGGAATAGCGAAGCGCAGGAAGCGGCGCAAACCTGCTGATCCTCTCGGCACGTTTCGGCTCTCCTCATCGGAGAACTCCTACATCGCAGCGCGGGCGTCGCCTAATATGCGCCGCGCGACGTAGGAGGCACGATGGTGGATATGAAGATAACCGACAACGAAGTACTAGCCGACCTTGATACGCTCGCAGAGGCGACGGGGCGAACTCCCAACGATCTTATCCTTGAGATTGTTCGGAACTTTTTTCGGCCAAGATATAAGCACGAGCTGATCAACGAGTTCCGTTGGCGCATGGATATCATTGGCGGTATCGACCTTGAGCCGCTACCCCGCGAATCGACGCACGCACTTGCGAGTTCAAAGGTGTGATCGTCGTCGACACCAACGTGTTGTTGGAGTTGTCGCGAGGATCATTCACAAACCAATTCGAGAATTCGTGACGGGTGAGGTGGCATGGTGCGCGACGGCGCATCGGTGCCTACTTACCAATGCAGAACGAACTGAAGATTGCGCCCAGCAAATCGTCTGACGAATAGGCGCCGGTTATTTCACCGAGCGCCTGTTGTGCATGCCGCAGCTCCTCAGCGGCTAGTTCGCCGGCGTGCGCACCGTGTAGCGCATATGCCGCGCAATTCAGGTGGTCTTGGACGTGCTCGAGCGCTACGACGTGGCGCCGGCGCGCACTGAAAGCCCCCTCGCCAGCACCTGCCGTGGCGAGGCTACGAAGTAAGTCTCGGAGAGCGTCGAGTCCCTCGCCAGTTCGCGCGGAGAGCCAGATTGTATCGAGCTTGTCCGTGCTTTCCCGGCGAGCT
Above is a genomic segment from Luteibacter aegosomatissinici containing:
- a CDS encoding MFS transporter, coding for MTSAAPALDPGTPPVRAPHVGLVILALAVGGFAIGTTEFASMSMLPLFAQGLGIDAPTAGHAISAYALGVVVGAPIITVLGARLPRRRLLLLLMAMFTVFNGLTGLSPNYHWMLVFRFLAGLPHGAYFGVAALVASSLVPPNRRTRAVGQMFLGLTVATIAGVPLASWLGQAVGWRWSFALVALLGIATMSAVFAFAPNTPADAKASPMRELSALKRSQVWITLGIGAIGFGGMFAVYTYLADILLSVTHMPLSTVPWIMGVFGIGMTLGNMVIPVFADRALMRTAGALLVWAIVILAIFPFTAGNVWTLGITVFFIGLGGALGTVLQTRLMDVAGDAQALAAALNHSAFNTANALGPFLGGLAIANGYGWTSPGWVGSGLALGGLLLWAVSVAVERNSEAQEAAQTC